A stretch of DNA from Triticum dicoccoides isolate Atlit2015 ecotype Zavitan chromosome 2A, WEW_v2.0, whole genome shotgun sequence:
cgccgccgccgccgcgccgcccctagCGCCAGCCCCAGCCCCGGCGGCTTCGTCCTTCACCTCGCCCTTGGGCACCCTGAATCCCGCCGCCGTCTCCATGGCCTGCCTCTGCCTGAACACCGAGTGCAGCGACGGGGACAGCATGGGGAGCTTCAGCCCCTCCACAGCGCCGAGCCCCGACGGCATCGGCAGGCTCGGCAGCGACGCGTGGCCGCCGCCGAGCGAGTACGGGTAGTTGctcatcggccccagcgggtccCTCGGCGGCAGGCCGAAGGGCGCGCCACAGCCGCCCAGCCTCATCAGGCCGTCCTGCACGGACGGCGGCTCCGCCCTGCGCGCGTGGGACAGCTGCGACGCCCCCGTGCCGCCCGACGCCGCCGAGCTCCCGTGGCCGCCGTTCCTCGCGGCCGGGACCTCGTGGTTGTGCTTGCCCTCGTACGTGGTGATCACGGACTTGAGGTCGTGCGACGCGCGCTCCACGTGCTTCCGCACCGAGCACCCCGGGTGCGTGCACTTGTAGTAGCTCCTGCAATGCAAGCAGGTACGATCCATGAGAGTCTGCCATGCCTACATACATTGCTCCTAAGGAAAGTTAATTCATGCTTCAGACGTACCTTGGATTCGGGTTGCCCTTGACGACCTTCTGCCCGTACTTGCGCCAGCGATAGCCGTCGTCCAGGATGTCCACCTCGCTGGTCGTCTGGATCACGACCCGAGGCTCGCGGACAGCTCTGGACGCAGTGCTCATGTCAATGGCGCACGACTCCAGCTTCCTGAAACATTCGTCCACCCAAAATGAGCACACACattttttatttctttgatgaaacgAATATATGGTGAGGGCGTGAAGAGATGAGATTGTATAACCTTCTCTTGGACTCCAGTTCATCGCCCTCGGTGGTGTCGGCAGCGCCCTGGCCCTGGGACATGCTGCCATGGGCCACCCTATCATCCCCGTCCACCTCGTCAGACACGGCAGACGTGACATCCACGCCGCCCTCCGGGGACTCGAACCGGGCGGCGCCGTCATGGACCTGCATCGAAGCCGACGAGTCACAGAGCTCGCCGGGCACCGAGGGGGACGACGTGGCCTCCAGCCCGTCGCCGCGCCAGTCCTGGACAGCCACGCCCGCGTGCCACAGCGACCTCGCCTCCGCGTTCGGCTGCGAGCCACCAGCATTGCCGTagccgttgttgttgttgtccgCGGGCGCGTCCATCTGCGCGTCATTGAACGGGTGAACCTGCGCGCCGCCGGCAGGTCGGCGGCCCTGGGCGGCGGGCCTGGGGTGGTTGTGCGTGCCCTTGTAGATGATCTCCGTGACGTGGCCCTCGTGCGACCGCTCCACCTTCTTCTTCACCTGGCAGCTGGGGTGCGTGCACTTGTAGTAGCTCCGCGGGTACTCGCTGTGCTTCACCTGCTTCTGCCCGTACTTCCTCCAGCTGTACCCGTCCTCGGCCGGCGCTGCTGTGGCCACCGCAGCAGGGTAGTCTCCCTTCGCCGCCTCGCTGTCCGCCGCCGTTACCGGTGGGCCGTCGTTGTTGTCGCCACCTGCCGTGGTGCTGTCAGCTGCGAGACGGTTGCGCTTGTTATTGCAGTCATGGTAGCTGCACTTCATCAGGTCTTGCCCGTTGTTGAACTGCGCTTGGTTCAG
This window harbors:
- the LOC119355451 gene encoding probable WRKY transcription factor 34; the protein is MDGHTHLAVEWKDQSPGADCSMLPSFLTDPFPADPLVEDCDGGNDGSEGAGFERHGLSVAVGSPQEEGKPATPHFGQRSSSSSSLSERMQARAGFSVAKLSMPGSEYSGAQSPYLTIPPGLSPASLLESPVFLSNAMGQSSPTTGKLLMLGDTNNNNNTRLEPPSIEDRPGAFSFKPLDLKSSQYTAEGKKGSLPNSQHPSAPSRDVPVKTETNIQTTTRGAIPPGHLNQAQFNNGQDLMKCSYHDCNNKRNRLAADSTTAGGDNNDGPPVTAADSEAAKGDYPAAVATAAPAEDGYSWRKYGQKQVKHSEYPRSYYKCTHPSCQVKKKVERSHEGHVTEIIYKGTHNHPRPAAQGRRPAGGAQVHPFNDAQMDAPADNNNNGYGNAGGSQPNAEARSLWHAGVAVQDWRGDGLEATSSPSVPGELCDSSASMQVHDGAARFESPEGGVDVTSAVSDEVDGDDRVAHGSMSQGQGAADTTEGDELESKRRKLESCAIDMSTASRAVREPRVVIQTTSEVDILDDGYRWRKYGQKVVKGNPNPRSYYKCTHPGCSVRKHVERASHDLKSVITTYEGKHNHEVPAARNGGHGSSAASGGTGASQLSHARRAEPPSVQDGLMRLGGCGAPFGLPPRDPLGPMSNYPYSLGGGHASLPSLPMPSGLGAVEGLKLPMLSPSLHSVFRQRQAMETAAGFRVPKGEVKDEAAGAGAGARGGAAAAAAYPQTMMSRLPLGHRM